In a single window of the Veillonella sp. genome:
- a CDS encoding M48 family metallopeptidase has translation MFYDKIKGMNTSTTRSITYNGDRIEYELTIKRVKNMNMRITKDGVIHVSANAYVPDYRVDKFVIENMPFIERARYKIDALNAKRVDALQYVNGESLSILGIPVTLRLVEQDGKPHIGFDGKAILTMVVPRGTTFEAKHKLMQSYWRNLGEKVFVHWAKVVYQRYHKQGIDVPMPIIKQQRMKSRWGSCTPAKQLIKMNTRLLEGPQAYIEYVMIHEFAHFKYLDHSKNFHNLVAQFLPDWKARKKSLNVYFAHRP, from the coding sequence GTGTTTTATGATAAAATAAAAGGTATGAATACTTCAACAACTAGGTCTATTACCTATAATGGCGACAGAATTGAATATGAGTTAACCATCAAGCGTGTGAAGAACATGAACATGCGCATTACAAAGGATGGTGTGATCCATGTGTCGGCGAATGCCTATGTGCCGGATTATAGGGTGGACAAGTTTGTTATTGAGAATATGCCATTCATTGAGCGAGCTCGTTACAAGATTGATGCATTGAATGCCAAGCGCGTCGATGCGTTGCAGTATGTGAATGGTGAAAGTTTATCAATCCTCGGCATTCCTGTTACGTTGCGCCTAGTTGAGCAGGACGGAAAGCCTCATATTGGCTTTGACGGAAAAGCCATCCTTACTATGGTGGTACCTCGTGGTACGACCTTTGAGGCTAAGCATAAATTAATGCAAAGTTATTGGCGTAATTTAGGGGAGAAGGTCTTTGTTCATTGGGCAAAGGTCGTGTATCAACGCTACCACAAGCAAGGTATTGATGTGCCTATGCCAATCATAAAACAGCAGCGTATGAAGAGTCGTTGGGGTTCTTGTACGCCAGCTAAGCAGCTCATAAAGATGAACACCCGTTTATTAGAGGGGCCACAGGCGTATATTGAGTACGTTATGATTCATGAGTTTGCTCATTTTAAATATTTAGACCATTCTAAGAACTTTCACAATCTAGTGGCACAGTTTTTGCCAGATTGGAAAGCTCGTAAGAAGTCATTGAACGTGTATTTTGCTCATCGCCCTTAA
- a CDS encoding DNA polymerase III subunit alpha has protein sequence MQPFVHLHSHTEFSLLDGISRLPDMVRRAKELNQPALAITDHGNMYAAIYFYKECMAQGVKPIIGCEVYVTEGSRLDKQEGRSRERLKHLILLAETMEGYRNLVKIVSKASTEGFNYKPRADRDLLRQYSKGIIALSACIQGEIPQYILQDNMEGAKRSIEWYIETYGKDNFFLEIQNHGLPEEAKAQEEIIKLSKEYGLGIVASNDFHYVLKEDADAQDIKVCISTGRRRAEVDRLKFPNDEFYLKSGDEMTELFGHIPGAIENTLKIADRCNVEFNFDEHHLPHFDVPEGETSKTYLRKVCEREIPRLYGETSEELQKRLDYELDVIGTMGFEDYFLIVWDYVRYAREHDILVGPGRGSAAGSVVAYLLGITGLDPLKYDLLFERFLNPERVSMPDIDIDFCYEKRGQAIEYVTRKYGQARVSQIITFGTEAARAVIRDVGRVLDLPLAEVNRIAKMIPNELGITLDKALQGKELKALYEADPNVKELFDFGKKLEGIARNSSTHAAGVVISADPLDDHVPVQNANEEGFVTQYDKDNIEELGLLKMDFLGLRTLTVMGDALKLIKANRGIDLDLDAIPLDDKAACDILTKGDTSGVFQLESEGITKLVMDLKPEHFEDLIPLVALYRPGPLGSGMVADFIDRRHGKKEVTYLHPILEPILKDTFGVILYQEQVMQIASAMGGFSLGQADLMRRAMGKKKESVLKAQRESFIQGSINNGIEESIANEVFDLLVYFAGYGFNKSHSAAYAYIAYQTAYLKAHYFPEFMAATMTSFMQNMQKLTYYINACKKHNVKVLGPDINYSERSFAVQGDAIRFGLGGIKNVGDNAIDRLITERNEHGLYTDIVDFCKRVDNKVVNKRLLESLIRCGAMDGFKENRNQLLHMYESAQAVGAKEQKDAAMGTMSLFGDIEESVDFIPVPNVEDLSEDDKLKDEKEYTGFYITGHPLRGYAKELEGLFELGALVENPEQYDGQTITFGGLIENKTDRMTRRNEVMSILRIEDYSGAANVVAFPKVFSQSQQFLAVDMIVKVKGCVDADEKGVQIIADRITPLKVNYSQAKHVAIHIYSQYDTPENSEALKRVLTNTAGSVPTSLYLHRQRKRINLPPNMCFDPSDESINAIEAILGDGSVEVQ, from the coding sequence ATGCAGCCATTTGTACATTTACATAGTCATACAGAGTTTAGTTTGCTAGACGGTATCAGTCGTTTGCCTGACATGGTACGTCGTGCGAAGGAGTTAAATCAGCCAGCCCTTGCCATTACAGACCACGGCAATATGTACGCAGCCATTTATTTTTATAAGGAATGTATGGCCCAAGGCGTTAAACCGATTATTGGGTGTGAAGTATATGTCACAGAAGGTAGCCGTCTTGATAAGCAGGAAGGTCGCAGCCGTGAACGATTAAAACATCTTATTCTATTAGCGGAGACCATGGAAGGGTATCGTAATCTCGTAAAAATCGTGTCGAAAGCCTCTACTGAAGGGTTTAATTATAAGCCACGTGCTGACCGTGATTTATTGCGACAATACAGCAAGGGCATAATTGCCCTCAGTGCTTGTATTCAAGGGGAGATTCCTCAGTATATTTTGCAAGATAATATGGAAGGCGCGAAGCGATCCATTGAATGGTATATCGAGACGTACGGCAAGGATAATTTCTTCTTAGAAATCCAAAATCATGGCTTGCCAGAGGAGGCAAAGGCTCAAGAGGAGATCATTAAGCTCAGCAAGGAATACGGTCTTGGCATCGTAGCATCTAATGACTTCCACTATGTTTTAAAAGAGGATGCAGATGCGCAGGATATTAAGGTATGTATTTCGACAGGCCGACGTCGTGCTGAGGTAGATCGCTTAAAATTCCCGAATGATGAGTTCTATCTAAAATCTGGGGATGAGATGACGGAGCTATTTGGACATATTCCAGGGGCCATCGAAAATACCTTAAAAATTGCAGATCGCTGTAATGTAGAGTTTAATTTTGACGAACATCATTTGCCGCACTTTGATGTGCCAGAAGGGGAAACGTCTAAGACCTATTTACGTAAGGTTTGTGAACGAGAAATTCCTCGCCTTTATGGGGAAACATCCGAAGAATTACAAAAACGTTTAGACTACGAGTTAGATGTAATTGGTACCATGGGCTTTGAGGATTACTTCCTCATCGTATGGGACTATGTACGCTATGCCCGTGAGCACGACATCTTAGTAGGTCCTGGTCGTGGTTCGGCAGCAGGTTCTGTAGTTGCGTATTTACTTGGCATTACAGGCCTTGATCCATTAAAGTACGATTTGCTCTTTGAACGGTTCTTAAATCCAGAGCGGGTAAGCATGCCTGATATCGATATTGACTTCTGCTACGAAAAGCGTGGTCAAGCCATCGAATATGTGACGCGAAAATACGGTCAAGCTCGTGTGTCTCAGATTATTACCTTCGGTACAGAGGCGGCTCGTGCGGTTATTCGAGACGTAGGTCGCGTGCTCGACTTGCCTCTAGCGGAAGTAAACCGCATTGCTAAGATGATTCCCAACGAACTAGGGATTACCTTAGATAAGGCACTGCAAGGTAAAGAGTTAAAAGCTTTATACGAAGCTGATCCAAACGTTAAAGAGTTATTTGATTTTGGTAAAAAACTAGAAGGGATTGCGCGCAATTCGTCCACTCATGCAGCGGGCGTCGTAATTTCTGCAGACCCTCTAGATGACCACGTACCAGTACAAAATGCCAATGAAGAAGGCTTTGTAACGCAGTACGATAAGGATAATATCGAGGAATTAGGCCTATTAAAGATGGACTTCTTGGGTCTCCGTACCTTAACGGTTATGGGGGATGCCTTAAAGCTCATCAAGGCGAACCGTGGTATTGACCTCGATTTAGATGCTATTCCACTAGACGACAAGGCGGCTTGTGATATCCTCACAAAGGGTGATACATCTGGTGTATTCCAGCTCGAATCAGAAGGTATTACTAAGCTCGTTATGGATCTTAAGCCTGAACATTTTGAAGACTTAATTCCATTGGTAGCCTTGTACCGTCCAGGCCCATTGGGCTCTGGCATGGTAGCGGACTTTATCGACCGTCGTCACGGTAAAAAAGAGGTTACCTATTTACATCCTATCTTGGAACCGATTTTGAAAGATACCTTTGGTGTAATCTTGTACCAAGAACAGGTTATGCAGATTGCATCCGCCATGGGCGGATTCTCCCTTGGTCAAGCGGACTTAATGCGCCGCGCCATGGGTAAGAAAAAGGAATCCGTTCTAAAGGCTCAGCGCGAATCCTTTATTCAAGGTTCTATTAATAATGGTATAGAAGAGTCCATTGCGAACGAAGTATTTGACTTGCTCGTATACTTCGCGGGCTATGGCTTTAATAAATCACATAGTGCGGCCTATGCGTACATTGCGTACCAAACGGCGTATTTGAAAGCCCACTATTTCCCTGAATTCATGGCCGCTACTATGACTAGCTTTATGCAGAACATGCAAAAATTGACCTACTACATCAATGCCTGCAAGAAGCACAATGTTAAGGTGCTTGGCCCAGATATTAACTATTCTGAACGCAGCTTTGCCGTACAAGGTGATGCTATTCGTTTCGGCCTTGGGGGCATCAAGAATGTAGGGGACAATGCCATCGATCGCTTGATTACTGAGCGCAATGAGCACGGTCTTTACACGGATATTGTGGACTTCTGCAAACGTGTAGATAATAAGGTGGTTAATAAACGACTTCTTGAAAGTCTCATTCGGTGCGGTGCCATGGATGGTTTCAAGGAAAACAGAAATCAATTGTTGCATATGTATGAAAGCGCCCAAGCTGTTGGCGCTAAAGAGCAAAAGGATGCCGCTATGGGGACCATGAGTCTCTTTGGCGATATAGAGGAGTCTGTAGATTTCATCCCTGTACCTAATGTGGAGGATTTATCGGAGGACGATAAATTGAAGGATGAGAAGGAATATACAGGCTTTTACATCACAGGCCATCCATTACGAGGCTATGCTAAGGAATTAGAGGGCCTCTTTGAATTAGGTGCTCTCGTAGAAAATCCAGAGCAATACGACGGCCAAACAATTACCTTTGGCGGTTTGATTGAAAATAAGACGGACCGTATGACGAGACGAAACGAGGTTATGTCTATTCTTCGCATCGAAGATTACTCTGGTGCAGCCAATGTGGTGGCATTCCCAAAGGTCTTTAGTCAAAGCCAACAGTTCTTGGCTGTCGATATGATCGTTAAGGTAAAAGGCTGCGTTGATGCGGATGAAAAGGGTGTGCAAATTATTGCAGACCGCATTACGCCATTAAAGGTAAACTATAGTCAGGCTAAACATGTAGCTATTCATATTTATAGCCAATATGACACGCCAGAAAATAGTGAAGCCTTAAAACGGGTATTAACGAACACCGCAGGCTCTGTGCCAACGTCGTTATACTTGCACCGACAACGGAAACGCATTAACTTGCCACCGAATATGTGCTTTGACCCTAGTGATGAATCCATCAATGCTATTGAAGCTATTCTAGGCGATGGCTCCGTAGAGGTACAATAA